Proteins from one Oncorhynchus masou masou isolate Uvic2021 chromosome 12, UVic_Omas_1.1, whole genome shotgun sequence genomic window:
- the ift22 gene encoding intraflagellar transport protein 22 homolog isoform X1, with product MFKAKLLLIGPSESGKTVIANFISDTVETVGGEYCPTQGVRILEFESQYEGSGDKSLTCEVELWDCAGDFKFESCWPALMKDSNGVVIVFNPDMPRHLTEVETWYSMFISSQGLQDRQCLLMAHHKPGSGVDNGRPNLASHLNRLPLSHSNLEEDPEDVRQGFRRYLENIVQTLSESREREEMSIIT from the exons atgttcaAAGCAAAACTGCTTTTAATTGGACCAAGTGAG TCTGGAAAAACGGTTATAGCCAACTTTATCTCTGACACCGTGGAGACAGTAGGAGGGGAATACTGTCCTACTCAAGGTGTCAG GATACTGGAGTTTGAATCTCAGTATGAGGGAAGTGGGGACAAATCCTTGACATGTGAGGTGGAACTTTGGGACTGTGCTGGAGATTTCAA GTTTGAGTCGTGCTGGCCTGCATTGATGAAAGACTCCAATGGTGTGGTGATAGTGTTCAACCCAGACATGCCACGCCACCTAACGGAAGTAGAGACATGGTACTCCATGTTCATCTCCTCACAGGGGCTACAGGACAGGCAGTGTCTACTGATGGCCCACCACAAGCCTGGTAGTGGAGTAGATAATGGACGACCCAACCTAG CTTCGCATTTGAACAGGTTACCATTGAGTCACTCTAACCTGGAGGAAGATCCTGAGGATGTGCGGCAGGGGTTCCGCAGGTACTTGGAGAACATTGTGCAAACGCTGTCAGAGAGCCGGGAGCGAGAGGAGATGTCTATCATTACTTAA
- the ftr82 gene encoding finTRIM family, member 82, producing MADPTSSDYFSCPLCVGLLRDPVAIPCGHSFCMDCISGYWNEADYTGIYICPQCKITFTQRPVLRPNTMLTKVAEKIKKTGANLNLNLTPPGNTFAGPADVPCDYCSGKKLKAVKSCLNCLASYCEKHLKPHYESATFKRHKLVDELGNLDRKICPQHQKSLELFCRTDQMCICAICTVSEHKGHDIVSAEAERSEKQKLLGVAQAEIRQKCQDRVKELEELRTAVDSLKSSARRAMAESEKMFEDMIRSIERMRSEVTKMIGINEKAAFNQAEGLVERLEQEIDELKKKETGLKQLYSTEDHIHFLQNFNYLCTPTDDGFIPRVSVNPDFSFSAARKAVAEIKDRLEELGREELVKISKSVNEVPVYTTEKREKSSRVIEVMTVDSPPPPEPKTRSEFLKYFCQLRLDPSTAYKELHLSESSRKVIRTRDLQPYSDTPERFDSFAQVLCREALSGGRFYWEIEWSGEFSMGVAYKGISRKGKGSLCLLGYNDKSWSLLCSDTGYSAWHNRADKAINAPHSPRIGVYLDHSAGVLAFFSIGNHMTLLHRFETMFVEPLYPGFGVGTSVKICQLK from the exons ATGGCTGATCCCACGTCTTCGGATTACTTCAGCTGCCCACTGTGTGTGGGGCTGCTGAGGGACCCCGTGGCTATCCCCTGCGGACACAGTTTCTGCATGGACTGCATCAGCGGCTACTGGAATGAGGCAGACTACACAGGGATCTACATCTGCCCCCAGTGTAAGATCACCTTCACCCAGAGGCCTGTGCTCAGGCCCAACACTATGCTCACCAAGGTGGCAGAGAAGATCAAGAAGACTGGTGCCAACCTCAACCTGAACCTCACACCCCCAGGGAACACCTTTGCTGGGCCTGCCGACGTGCCCTGTGACTACTGCTCTGGTAAGAAGCTCAAGGCTGTTAAGTCCTGCCTGAACTGCCTGGCCTCATACTGTGAGAAGCACCTGAAGCCCCACTATGAGTCAGCCACATTCAAAAGGCACAAGCTGGTGGACGAGCTGGGGAACCTGGACAGAAAGATCTGCCCCCAGCACCAGAAGTCCCTGGAGCTGTTTTGTCGGACTGACCAGATGTGTATCTGTGCCATCTGTACTGTCAGCGAACACAAGGGACATGACATCGTCTCAGCCGAGGCAGAGAGGAGTGAGAAACAG AAACTCCTGGGAGTTGCTCAAGCTGAGATCAGACAGAAATGTCAGGACAGGGTGAAAGAGCTGGAGGAACTGAGAACAGCAGTGGACTCACTAAAG AGCTCAGCCCGGAGGGCCATGGCGGAGAGTGAGAAGATGTTTGAGGATATGATCCGCTCCATCGAGAGAATGAGGTCAGAGGTGACAAAGATGATTGGCATCAATGAGAAGGCTGCATTCAACCAGGCTGAGGGGCTGGTGGAGAGGCTGGAGCAGGAGATAGATGAGCTGAAGAAGAAGGAGACGGGACTCAAACAGCTGTACAGCACTGAGGACCACATCCACTTCCtacag AACTTCAACTATCTGTGTACTCCCACGGATGATGGCTTTATCCCCAGAGTGTCGGTAAACCCAGACTTCTCGTTCAGCGCAGCCAGGAAAGCCGTGGCAGAGATCAAGGATCGTCTGGAGgagctgggtagagaggaacttgTGAAGATCTCCAAGTCAG TGAACGAGGTCCCTGTTTATacgacagaaaagagagagaaaagcagcaGAG TCATAGAAGTCATGACAGTGGACAGCCCTCCTCCACCAGAGCCCAAGACCAGATCAGAGTTTCTGAAAT ACTTCTGCCAGCTGAGACTGGACCCCAGCACAGCCTACAAGGAGCTACACCTGTCGGAGAGCAGCAGAAAGGTGATCCGAACCAGGGACCTCCAGCCCTACTCTGACACCCCGGAAAGGTTTGACAGCTTCGCGCAAGTGCTGTGCCGCGAGGCCCTGTCTGGTGGCCGCTTCTACTGGGAGATCGAGTGGAGCGGGGAGTTCTCCATGGGCGTGGCCTATAAGGGAATCAGCCGCAAGGGGAAAGGATCACTGTGTCTGCTGGGCTATAATGATAAGTCTTGGAGCCTGCTGTGTTCTGATACAGGGTACTCAGCCTGGCACAACAGGGCAGATAAAGCCATCAATGCGCCCCATTCACCGAGGATAGGGGTCTACCTAGACCACTCGGCAGGGGTCCTGGCCTTCTTCAGTATAGGCAACCACATGACTCTCCTGCACAGGTTCGAAACCATGTTTGTGGAGCCCCTCTATCCCGGCTTTGGAGTTGGAACCTCGGTCAAGATCTGTCAACTCAAATGA
- the ift22 gene encoding intraflagellar transport protein 22 homolog isoform X2 has product MKDSNGVVIVFNPDMPRHLTEVETWYSMFISSQGLQDRQCLLMAHHKPGSGVDNGRPNLASHLNRLPLSHSNLEEDPEDVRQGFRRYLENIVQTLSESREREEMSIIT; this is encoded by the exons ATGAAAGACTCCAATGGTGTGGTGATAGTGTTCAACCCAGACATGCCACGCCACCTAACGGAAGTAGAGACATGGTACTCCATGTTCATCTCCTCACAGGGGCTACAGGACAGGCAGTGTCTACTGATGGCCCACCACAAGCCTGGTAGTGGAGTAGATAATGGACGACCCAACCTAG CTTCGCATTTGAACAGGTTACCATTGAGTCACTCTAACCTGGAGGAAGATCCTGAGGATGTGCGGCAGGGGTTCCGCAGGTACTTGGAGAACATTGTGCAAACGCTGTCAGAGAGCCGGGAGCGAGAGGAGATGTCTATCATTACTTAA